Proteins from a single region of Lates calcarifer isolate ASB-BC8 linkage group LG19, TLL_Latcal_v3, whole genome shotgun sequence:
- the LOC108889154 gene encoding GTPase IMAP family member 8 has product MSHNSTANTRQMMAVIATVEEWSSLKSLLQDNCGGKRHQLTFSSLGSNQVCDLTVHSRSMSLHYTDLKQDMTEEGISHAIDGCFKSCTDGICTFLLLIQGGHYTKRERRMIENLQAHFGAEAVKYLVILSLEDGKVVDTLDDALLDLINMCNGRYCRITSSAASDKIHALLEMTDYMLNENGVTGYTETMLAEARKRSTEDSAMKILRQKVQEAEEKEQAFKQLVRQEEERRAKEMEELKARHAEERKKEAAEREQYETKRESLEEAVISHRAMLQLQMSATDDDETKKMSVILFGLSGSGKSSALNLILERACNQYSIHESSHELPQPTLACERKEAFASGRRLILVDTPELWDEDGAENLEMVKDCLALSLPGPHVFLIVLQVGRFTQGESEMLGHLQKIFGREFAEHAVILFVRFDGNQHRPQRINDYVAGAHSTLQDLIRKCGSRYYELNVTKSQNALSYPQVKDLLSGINKLVASHGGRSYSVKRFSVQELQERKKEIKERKEGLMEINCLLRES; this is encoded by the exons ATGTCCCACA ACAGCACAGCTAACACGAGGCAGATGATGGCGGTCATAGCCACAGTGGAAGAATGGTCCTCTTTGAAATCTCTGCTGCAGGATAACTGTGGGGGTAAACGCCACCAGTTAACCTTCAGTTCTCTGGGATCAAACCAAGTCTGTGACCTAACAGTGCACAGTCGCTCCATGAGTTTGCACTATACAGATTTAAAACAAGACATGACAGAGGAAGGCATCAGCCATGCAATAGATGGCTGCTTTAAGTCTTGCACAGATGGAATCTGtacatttctgctgctgatcCAAGGTGGACATTACACCAAGAGGGAAAGAAGAATGATAGAGAACCTGCAGGCACACTTTGGAGCCGAGGCTGTAAAATACCTTGTAATTCTCTCTCTGGAAGACGGAAAGGTGGTCGACACACTGGATGACGCCCTCCTAGATTTGATTAACATGTGCAATGGAAGATACTGCCGCATCACATCATCTGCTGCAAGTGACAAGATTCACGCTCTGCTTGAGATGACCGACTACATGCTGAATGAAAATGGTGTGACTGGTTACACTGAAACCATGCTGGCTGAAGCAAGGAAAAGGAGCACAGAAGACTCTGCCATGAAGATTCTGAGACAGAAGGTgcaagaggcagaggagaaggagcaggcCTTCAAGCAACTGGTTCgacaagaagaggagagaagggccaaggaaatggaggagctgaaggctAGACACGCTGAGGAAAGGAAGAAGGAGGCAGCTGAAAGAGAGCAATAcgagacaaaaagagagagccTCGAGGAGGCTGTGATAAGCCATAGAGCTATGTTGCAGCTGCAGATGAGTGCCACTGATg ATGATGAAACAAAGAAGATGTCTGTCATCCTGTTTGGCCTCTCTGGCAGTGGAAAGTCCTCTGCTCTAAATCTAATTCTAGAAAGAGCATGTAATCAATACTCTATTCATGAGTCCAGCCATGAGCTCCCACAACCAACCTTGGCTTGTGAGAGAAAGGAGGCGTTTGCATCAGGGAGGCGACTCATCCTGGTGGACACCCCCGAGCTGTGGGATGAAGATGGAGCAGAAAACCTGGAGATGGTCAAAGATTGCTTGGCTTTGTCCCTCCCAGGGCCCCATGTCTTCTTGATAGTGCTCCAGGTGGGACGCTTCACCCAGGGAGAGAGCGAGATGCTGGGCCACTTGCAGAAGATCTTTGGACGAGAGTTTGCGGAGCATGCCGTCATCCTGTTTGTTCGCTTTGACGGTAACCAGCACAGGCCTCAGAGGATCAACGACTACGTGGCTGGAGCTCATTCAACCCTGCAGGATTTAATACGAAAGTGTGGGAGTCGTTATTATGAGCTGAATGTTACAAAGTCCCAGAATGCTTTGAGCTATCCTCAAGTTAAAGACCTGCTTTCAGGAATCAACAAACTGGTTGCCTCACATGGAGGACGCTCCTACTCAGTGAAGAGATTTTCtgtgcaggagctgcaggaaaggaagaaagagatcaaagagagaaaggaggggttGATGGAAATAAACTGCTTATTAAGAGAATCTTGA
- the cfd gene encoding complement factor D has translation MVSEKEVLVAAAVFLVALISQSEGIIGGSEAAPHSRPYMASIQVPEGETLKHECGGFVVADQWVMTAVHCLPTGPNGRKVVLGVHSLSEPEETKQTFDILELHNHPDYNPLNYDNDIALIKLDRPFEASEAVKAVEFLRAGGTNPSPSAEVDTAGWGSLDNLGSRPDKLKEVVIEVVSSARCRRSDYYGRKFTNNMICAHKVCPEPCDQPYKKEDTCDGDSGGPLLFNGTAVGITSNGGKKCGQIKKPGIYTIISHYTQWIDNIMAPQPIAASDQSS, from the exons ATGGTGTCAGAGAAAGAAGTTCTcgtggctgctgctgtttttcttgttgcCCTCATTTCACAGA GTGAGGGTATAATTGGTGGCAGCGAAGCAGCGCCACACTCTCGGCCTTACATGGCGTCCATCCAGGTACCAGAAGGAGAGACTCTGAAGCATGAGTGTGGAGGGTTTGTGGTCGCAGATCAGTGGGTGATGACTGCAGTGCACTGTCTGCCAACCGG GCCAAATGGAAGGAAGGTCGTGCTGGGTGTCCATTCTCTGAGTGAACCTGAAGAAACAAAGCAAacctttgacattttggagCTTCACAATCACCCAGACTACAATCCGTTAAATTATGATAATGATATAGCTTTAATTAAG TTGGATCGTCCATTTGAAGCCTCTGAAGCTGTTAAAGCGGTGGAATTCCTGCGGGCAGGAGGCACAAATCCCAGCCCCAGTGCAGAGGTCGACACAGCTGGCTGGGGATCCCTTGACAACCTGGGGTCCAGACCTGACAAGCTCAAAGAGGTGGTCATCGAGGTGGTCAGCTCGGCTCGGTGCAGACGCAGTGACTACTATGGCAGGAAGTTCACCAATAACATGATCTGTGCTCACAAAGTGTGCCCAGAGCCCTGTGATCAACCATACAAGAAAGAAGACACCTGTGAT GGTGATTCTGGTGGTCCTCTTCTCTTCAATGGCACTGCAGTGGGCATCACCTCTAATGGTGGAAAGAAGTGTGGCCAGATTAAAAAGCCGGGAATTTACACCATCATCTCCCACTACACTCAGTGGATTGACAACATCATGGCCCCGCAGCCTATTGCAGCATCAGACCAGAGCAGCTAA